Within Crassostrea angulata isolate pt1a10 chromosome 2, ASM2561291v2, whole genome shotgun sequence, the genomic segment AATTATTTGTGTGAAGCTTGACACATAGAGCACACACGTACATACACACACATTTCCTACGTACACACTTTACCGCTTTGTGAAGTCAGCACATACATTTATATGTGTGAAGCTTGACACATAGAGCACACACGTACATACACATACATTTCCTACGTACACACTTTACCGCTTTGTGAAGTCAGCACATACATTTAATGTGTGAAGCTTGACACATAGGgcacacatgtatatacacacacacatctTACATGCACACTTTACCGCTTTGTGAAGTCAGCACATACATTTATATGTGTGAAGCTTGACACATAGGgcacacatgtatatacacacacacatctTACATACACACTTTACCGCTTTGTGAAGTCAGCACATACATTTATATGTGTGAAGCTTGACACATAGAgcacacatgtatatacacacacatatCTTGCATACACACTTTACCGCTTTGTGAAGTCAGCACATACATTTATATGTGTGAAGCTTGACACATAGGgcacacatgtatatacacacacattTCTTACATACACTCTTTACCGCTTTGTGAAGtcagcacatacatgtatatgtgtgaAGCTTGACACATAGATCACACATGTATACACAAATTCTTTAACATACAATATAGTTatgatgactttttttttttaaagtaacaaatattaattattgaaatatgacaatataacttcattattTGTTTAATCTTTTGAATGCAAAAGACaagaaaaatgtatacaaaaatgCTGGATTTATTTAACTGCTATACTATATTATTTTTGCTCATTTTTGTGCTGCACAATTTATTGACACCAACATGATGTAGACAATTTTGCATTctgcatatttttaaatatttttttcttctttgtttttaatttgcttATGTGTTTGAACTAAcattacatatttgttttatttttaatgaaataaaatatggaGCATTTAAGCATACTTGTAATTATAGTTTCATTTCGATACAATGAATACTTGGGATTATTTCAGAAAAGGAAATGTTTTTTTCCCAATTGTGATGACATAAATTACAATTTAAGGTCCATGTGCTGTTAAAAACTCAAAAATGTTCCTCTGTATATGACACATTGCGTCATAATGATCAGCGTTCAGTTGCATGTATCCTAGGTAGtctttattttcaaagtaaggAAATGCTTTAAATCAAATTTGGTTTGTTGGAAGTGTGATGGAGCTTTAAGCAAAGGAACAATTGATATTACCGATACAAAAGCTGTTGATTAGAAAGATATTTGAAGATTTGATTAAAGTTTTAGggataaaaatatcataaacaaAACCATCTCATTTATTCAGACACAAGACAGCACCATGTTATCAGtgtataatgtatatgtataatagcaaaaattgataattatacacaaatctcATGAGTTTGAAGGCCAAATTTAAATGTTCTAGTTTCATAATTGTAAATGCTATAGCATTGATTTCATGTCAAAAGGTATTATCTTATAAAGccatttaaatcatatttaatgaCATTAAAGATGAGGTTTTATCACATAAAAGTTGAAAGGTCATATTTAAGCACCTTTCCGTTAAAGTAAAGGTAATTTTTCATGCATTCAAAAAGgaaatcataaaatacaattgtactttattatatttaattacattaaaggtaaaactttatGACATTAAAGGTGAAAGGttatatttaattgtatttaagtGTCTGTAAAGGTAATCTTTGCACCTTTACTTTTTGTAAAGTTAATACAAAGGTGACCTTGCATATTGGTACACCTTTAATGAAATTTACTTCGGAAGTAAAGTTTTGTAAAGCTGTTTTTTCAAGCAGTggtacagaccatatataacatggcctccccctcaccaggggtacactacagaccatatataacatggcctccccctcaccaggggtACGTATACACTACAGatcatatataacatggcctccccctcaccaggggtACGTATACACTACAGatcatatataacatggcctccccctcaccaggggtACGTATACACTACAGatcatatataacatggcctccccctcaccagggggtacactacagaccatatataacatggcctccccctcaccaggtgtacactacagaccatatataacatgacctccccctcaccaggtgtacactacagaccatatataacatgacCTCCTCCTAACCaggggtacactacagaccatatataacatggcccCCCCTCACCAGAGGTACACTatagaccatatataacatggcctccccctcaccaggggtacactacagaccatatataacatgcccccccccctcaccaggggtaccctacagaccatatataacatggtcCCCTCCTCACCaggggtacactacagaccatatataacatgccccccccccctcaccaggggtacactacagaccatatataacatggcctccccctcaccaggggtacactacagaccatatataacatggcctccccctcaccaggggtacactacagaccatatataacatggcctccccctcaccaggggtacactacagaccatatataacatggcctccccctcaccaggtgtaccctacagaccatatataacatggtcCCCTCCTCACCaggggtacactacagaccaaATATAACatggtcccccccccccccctcaccaggggtacactacagaccatatataacatggccaccccctcaccaggtgtacactacagaccatatataacatggtcCCCTCCTCACCaggggtacactacagaccatatataacatggtcccccccccctcaccaggggtacactacagaccatatataacatggccaccccctcaccaggtgtacactacagaccatatataacatggtcccccctcaccaggtgtacactacagaccatatataacatggcctccccctcaccaggtgtacactacagaTCCTGTTTGACTCCTGTATAACAAACCATTAAACCATACAACTACAGCATGTTCTGTACccagagttatctctcttgctTTATTCAACCAATTCAAACATCATCTTATAGTCTATGAACTCGTAtttcatgatcaaaatatgTGTTATTGACTAGCATTATGGATTTTGTTAtcaatattttgtcattaaCGGATTATTTTGAAACAACCCATAATTTGTTTAGTCAAAGACTatagaaattatttaattttgtatcaACAAAATCGTACATTTTGTAATTGCAAATTTGCCATAAATAAAATAACTACGAAAAATGATGCTGAGATGTAGACAATTAATATATTCACTCTGACCTTAGCTAACGATAGcgataatgaaaatattcacTCTGATCTTGGTTACAGCGGATGATAATATATTCATTGACCTACGTCACAGTTACgattattaatatattcactCTGACCTTAGCTAAACGTGACgattattaatatattcactCTGACCGTAGCTAACAGtgatgattattaaaaaaatatattcactcgGACCTTAGATAACAGTGATGATTATTAATATACTCACTCTGACCTTAGCTAACAGTGACGATTATTAATATATCCACTCTGACCTTAGCTAACAGTGACgattattaatatattcactATGACCGTAGCTAACAGTGACgattattaatatattcacCCTGACCTTAGCAAACAGTGAtgattattaatatattcactCCGACCTTAGCTTACAGTGAcgatttataatatatttacgCTGACCTGTGACCTCTGCAGTGTGCATGTGTCGGCTTACTATACCATGTATATTACGTACTGTATTTTTCCATGTATTACTGGATGTGTGTGATAGTCacataaaatttgcatatcaagagTTACTGATCATGACGCTTACAAATATGAAGTTTTAATAACAGGTTCAAATAAATTTATGTACAAGactttgttgttttgttgtttactTATTTCAAGGAAAAGTGGGCGAATCCAGAATATTCCCCCGGGGAGGGGGAGGGAGGTAAGGGATAATTGTTTTGACAGTGGGGGTCAAAGGCATAGATAAGAACTTTAAAATTACCAAGGAGAGGGGTTGTTCCAGGTCAAAACGTGACCCTGATTGATTTTGGGGGACAAATGTTAGCAATATCAAGAGTGTTTAGATCCATGGATGACGTCTATTTGTCACTCATAAGATAAAACTATGTAAATCAGTTAACTTAGAGGTGTATCTAATGTTGTCACTAAAGAAATGCATATAGTTACTCCATATGGTATCGTGTCCAGAGCTTTAAATTCGCAGAATGACCCAGGGTCATCGGTTCACCGGGTCATCTTGTCAATGTCTGATGACTGGTCTGTGAGTTCACGGAATGACCTAGGATCATCAGTTCACCGGGGCATCTTGTCAATGCCTGATGACTGCGTCAATTTTCctttcaattaattttatattattacgTATAGACTTACATttgttttttgcaaaatatatggAGAAATCTTTAACCTTTCGTTTTAAGAGCTGTAAGTTCACAGAATGACCCAGGGTCATCAGTTCACTGGGTCATCTTGTCAATGACACGTTTTACTTGATATTTATATTAACTACTGATAGAATCACGacctttatttatttcaaaggaGCCGACATACTCCTTAACACATTGACATGTCCCATCAcaaagataaaagaaaaaccACCACTGTTTTTGACAAACTTTAATTCCTAATctattgaggggggggggggtaaggattttcatataaaaaggaCTTCTTTTAGGGGGTACTTTCCGACCAATACATGTATCGTGTATTTTGAAGGAATCTGTAAACAATGAAAGCGTTAATCTGAGAGAGAGAAGGGTGTATATGTTTCAACAATTTTTGGTTAGTAAAACGTCAAACAGACCTTAAACATCCTGACGATGCAGAGCTcttttcgatatatatttaaatcCAAAAGATACTGTTAACCagctaataaataaataagataaaaaaataaattaattcggAACAAATTTATAAAGAGTTTTGATTGCAAAGCGTATCAGAATGCTTATACATTTGGGTGTGAAACGGTATTAGccaattctttttttcttcattttttttttggggggggagaGGCTTAcatatttggggggggggaggggggaggctTTCATACATTCTCTCATTTCTTTTTCGGGGGAGGAGGGGGAGGCTTTCATACATTCTTTCATTTCtttgggggggggaggagggggggcTTTTCATACATTctctcatttcttttttttggggggggggggggagggggagacTTTCACACATTCTCTCATTTCTTAGGGGGATGAGGGGGAAGCTCTCATACATTCTCTCATTTCTTTTTGGGTCACTGCGGAGATCCTCATTTTGAGAACTTTTAACGACGCAGGTGTCCCAGAAAACAATCCATTGATCGGCAGTAATTATAATGAAAGCATGAAGTGTTTTACGTGTGTGTAAACATAAACTCGCACAGAGACAAGGTTAAGGTATCGATGAATTATTGAACagtaaattatatcataaacataaagaaaacacacAAACAATATCCCTCTGTCTTGTTGAAAGAGGGCCAGGCAAATACACAAACAATACATCGCCTGCATTTCTAAATCAGAATCTATACGGTAGAAGCAAACCAAGAACTATTTTTCCATACTGTAGTTCATGTAACTCATGTTTGGTAAAGAAACTGAATAtcctaaaatacaaaaaaggagTTTTTCCTGCTGTTTGCATTTCAACTGTTTAGAAAAATGATGTGaagatttaaaatatgtaaaattcagaaaaatttaATCCAGGATTATGAATAATATTCACTGTTTCCTGTGCGAACAGAATATAGTGCTTCcaatttttgtgatatttcttttgattGTCTGCGCAAGAGTTGGATATTCCACTGAAGTGAATTTTCAGCCATATTGTAATTTATCACAATACAATGTACTGCCGTCCTTTCTTGAATCATCGTATTCCTACAAGTGTGGTGGTGTTAATGTTGACACTTACACTTGTTATCCGGGGACTTCTCAATGCCTGGAGAGGGTGTGTCATACCATCAGTGAATGGGACAGACTGTTGCGTCATTCGTTTTTTACGTCTACAGACTTTGGCGTCATTAACAGTCTTAACAGAAGGCGGTCTTCCTGCATAGGTTGGTGCTGTAAaacttaacaatattttatattctcacaAGAATAGAATTTTAGTCTGTTTTccagtatattaaaatttcatattctcaAAAGAATAAAACTTTTATCTGTTCTCCAGtagattaaaaatttcatattctcaaaagaataaaattttatctgTTCCCCAGTAGATTAACAATTTCATATTctcaaaagaataaaattttagtCTGTTCTCCAGTAgattcaaaatttcatattctcaaaagaataaaattttagtCTGTTCTCCTGtagattaaatattaaaaaccacattgtcaatatataaatacatgcatactaGTCAATTGTCTCATCAGAACTTCacaatatttgggttttttttccaagaTTGAAGACTTTTGCATAATGATTTAGATATATCAAATGATGAGTTTTTGGTAttcttttgttcaaaatattcagTTAAAAGTCTTCAAACAATCTTTTTTTCCtgaatgtaaaaattatagGGGAGAATAATGCCATAGCATTTTTCCATTTACACGTGAACACGcccatgtagaaaaacatgtataattttaaacagaacatatgtatttgtttgatttataaacaaaacctaacaaataaaaatcaaaagttgTCATAATGCGTATTTTTATTGTAATGATCAAAAAGTCAGGCGGtggtaaaatatgtttatttgcaGAAACCTAACTTGAGGCCTGACAGGAATGTTTGACAGGAATCcggtactctcagtactttggtGACAgtgcatttttgtttttcagcTTTACATCAACTGGATGACAGTTTTGTCACAGAAGGTCAAATTACGTAAGTCTTCGATGCCTATTATATAGGTCGTCTCTTCAGAAAccagtaaaataataaatttttaaaacgttGACTATGTTTTGAACATATGGTGTACTTTATTACATATTGCATCCAAAGTGTTCAATATCGATCATCATACAActcaataaatgtaattaaatgcCATAACGTTTCATTCCGTTATTTTGTGTTCTTGTCTCGCCAGGTCCGGCTCCGTACAGGCGTTAGCTATGGGAGGAATGTTCGGGATTATCATCATAGCCATCACGTGCTTCACGGTCTATGTGTTATGTCGTCATACGTGACGCAACATGAAACATATGACCAACCATTTATCTTTAATCTCTACTGTAACCATAGTCATTAAAATTCTTGAACCAACAATTGAAGTTAAGATGACCTGTAAAATAGTAGATGGTTT encodes:
- the LOC128173736 gene encoding uncharacterized protein LOC128173736, producing MNNIHCFLCEQNIVLPIFVIFLLIVCARVGYSTEVNFQPYCNLSQYNVLPSFLESSYSYKCGGVNVDTYTCYPGTSQCLERVCHTISEWDRLLRHSFFTSTDFGVINSLNRRRSSCIALHQLDDSFVTEGQITSGSVQALAMGGMFGIIIIAITCFTVYVLCRHT